A window of Aurantibacillus circumpalustris genomic DNA:
TGAAGACGTTCAACTAGAAAACAAAGTGAAGGTCTTTTTTGACCGCGATACGAAAGAAATTACATTGGACTATTTACTAAACAATTCTTCTACTACAAAAATAATTGTGTACGATTGTTTAGGTGCAACCATTTATGAAGGCGCGTCTTCTGTGAGTGTTGGTGATCAGCACGAGGAAATTGCGCTTCAAACTAATTATGCTAAAGGCGCCTACCTTGTAAAACTGGCTGTCAATAATAAAATAATCAGTAAAAAAATACTGGTTGAGTAATAGCTATTAAAATTACGGTCCTTAAATATGAAGGCCTTCTATTGCAGACCAGGTTCCAATTATTGCTGCTATAGATGCAATAGCCGCCAGTAATTGAACTACTTCCTGTTTGAATTCAGTCCTTTCAATTTCGTTTATCATGACAAAAGGTTTTAAGAATTTTGAACACCAAATATATTCATTGGAAAGATGAATAAATCGTATTTAACAGTGTTAGATTGCAAGCTTAACTTTAAATTTACAACTGACCGTTAATTCTTAGGGGTATGTTAACTAAATCTATTAAACTATAGAAACAAAGTTCTGTTTAATCGATAAATCCAAAACATACTGCTACAATGATCACTGAACCGTCAATCGCAAAGTGAAATAACCTATTTATTCTATTTGGACTTGAATGAAGCTGGGAGTTATTAGAAAAACGCTACTACTTTTTAATAATATTGATACCATCCCAGGTAATCCCATCGTCATTATGCACCTGCGTTTTCATGTCTTTATTCGGATCATACCTCTTAGCAAGTGGTATTGGCGCACTGTTTTCGATCTTCATTTTATTTACGGTGTACACTGCTTCAATTACAAAATCAGAATGTTCATTCGGTGAAAACCAGTGTTTATTCGTCATATTAAGATTCACATTGTACTGTAAGTTTTTAGGAAACCATTTTGATTTAACCTGCTGAAACTCCACCACGCTTGTAAAAATTGGGTTTTCGATACCAATACCATACAAAAATAAAACAGGACGAATAATCACTGGGATCACAATGCTACCCGATCTTACCACTTTTACAATGGCATAGCTGGCCACATCTATATAAATACTGCCTTCCTGTCGCATGTGATCTACTTTGCCTTTACTCTTAAAATCAATCACCATTAACTCACTATTGTTGTATGTGGATGATTTGGCAAACGTATACTTATACTCTTTAAATTCATTGGTATCTAAAAAACCATCAGGATGTTTGGTAATGTCACCTTGTCTTAAAATCTCGTTAGGTCCGCCAAACGAAGAAGCTAAGTCAATAGCCACACCATTTGGTTCCTGTGCTTTTACAGGTTCTGTTTTCCCTTTCTTTTTATTTTTTGCTTCTTGTTTGGCAACACGTTTTTTTTCTTTTGCTTCAGCTTCCTCTCGTTCTTTTTTCATAAATGCAAGTTCATGTATATCCTTTTCCTCCCTAAATAACAAAAGCTGATTTTGATTTTTTACTGTATCCAGATAATTTGGGTAATAGGTTTTAAAAACACCTTCGTTGCACTTGATAAAGTTTTTGTTCTCTAACACTTTTTCACGGTAATAGGCTTCTGACTGAAAAGGCATATTGGCGTAATTATTTTTAATGCGCAGAATTGCAAGCTTTAAATAAAACTCAGGAGGCTGCGGCTTTATTACCACTTCTTTCAAATCAACAGAACTTTGTTGCAAACGTATATTTAAGGTAGCATGAACATTTTTAAGGGCGACAGCTTGCGGCTTGTAACCAAAATTGCTGAACATTAACGAATCGTTCATCATCTCTTCAGACACATATAGGTCGAAACGACCAACTTCATTCGTAACAATGCCTATCAATTGTTTTTTTAACGACACGGTTGCAAACGATAAAGGGTCGTTTGTTGTTGCGTCAACTACACTGCCTGACACAAGAATTTTATTTTGTGCTTCTACAGAAAATTGTACTGCAACTACTAACAGTAAAAGAAGACTAGGTTTTTTTATAGCTACTCTTTTTAAATGTGTAAATAATGCTGTCATAAATGGGTTATTTTCGTTGTAAGACGCACAACGTTTTAAAAAGTTACGTATTTACTCTTAAAATTAGCATTATTTCAATACTAAAATGACAAATTACCATTTCTCATTTTAAAATTTTGTCACAAAACAAAACTAAAAAAGTAAGGCGGAGTTTTGAAGTGCTCTTTAACTGTATGAATTCTATTTTCCAATGTGTAAAAGATCCTCAAATTTCAAAAAAGTACTGTAAGTATCCTTAATGGCAAAAGAACTTGAATAATTACGTAATTGCAAAGCGTAAGCATTTAGTGTTTCAGAATTCTTATCCTTTAGAAAATCTGAAAGCCGTTCTGAAAAATCTTTAATGTCGTCGATACTCATGATTGGCTTAATATGATGCCATTCATCAATGAATAATTCCTTTAATTGAAATTTTATTTGATCTTCCGTTAAAAATTCTTGTGTTTGTTCTTTCCCAGGTTCAATCTCAGATACATCCTCCGAAGTTTTGAGGTAGCGCGATAAAACATGTAAAAGTTTAGTTCTGCTGATTGGTTTCGATAAAACTTCATTGAAAAGAATTTGACCCTCATTCTGTTGTTTTATTACAGAAGATGCCGTTAAAGCAAGAACGGGTAACTCACTGAATTCATCCATTGATTTGATAATTTTGGTAGCTTCATAACCGTCCATCACAGGCATCATCAAATCGATAAGCACAAGGTTGGGTTTTATCTTTTCCAATATTTCAATCGCTTCAACACCATTGCTAGCGCTTATCACCCGAACCTGAGTTTCTTCTAAAAAACCTTTTATAACATCCCTATTAAGTTCAATGTCTTCAACTAATAAAATGGTTTTTCCCTTAAAATTATAGATCACATTTTTCGCTTTTGTTTCAACTTCATCTTCATTTTCAACGATTGCAATATCAATGTCATTTAAAAAAACTGAAAAAAGGCTTCCTTCGCCAATAGAACTTTCAAGTTGAATTCGTCCGCCCAACATGTCTACCAAACGTTTGGTAATTGCTAGTCCTAAACCCGTTCCCCCATATTTCCTGTTACTCTGTCCGTCTTGTTGTTTAAATGCATCAAAAATCAATTTTTGCTGACTCATTGGAATACCAATACCTGTGTCTTTTATTCCAAAAACCACATTCACTTTAGATGAACTTGGATCAGACTTAAAAATATTAACACTTAGTGAAACTGTACCGTGGTCGGTAAATTTAAAGGCATTTCCCAACAAATTAAACAAGATTTGTCGAATCCGTGTTTCATCAATAAGTAAATGTGTTGGAATAGTTTCGTTGAGAAAAACAATTTCAAACCCAAGGTTTTTTTCTTCAGCACTTTGAGAAAAAACTTGCTTAAATTCTTCCAAAAGTAGCTTGAGATTAATTGGTGAATTTTGAATGATCATTTGACCGGCTTCGATTTTGCTCAGGTCAAGAATATCATTAATAAGTGATAAAAGATTTTTACCCCCGTTTAAAATTCCATCAATGTATTTTTTTGATTTAGTATCCGTGTTATTGATCTTAAGTAATTCAGAAAAACCAAGTACTGAATTAAGTGGAGTACGTATTTCATGGCTGATGTTAGCTAGAAATTCGCTTTTTGCTTTATTAGCATTTTCGGCTTCTTCTTTTGCTAGAAGGAGTTTCTCCTGAACTTCTTTCATTTTGACGATGGCATCGGAAATAATTTTCTTTTGACTCTCTGCAATTTGAAGGTTATTCGCCATCACAATTTTATTATAATAAATCGAAAACATTTCTGACAAGGTATTCAGTAATTCTCTTTCCTCATCCAAAAAGGGATTGGTCTTATTCACATAAGGTGCCGGTTGATACAAAACTTCAATGCTTCCACTTTTACCATCTATCAAATTAAAATTCGCCCTCTGCTTAATAGTTGAAACTTTAAAGTTTGTGTCGAAGAATTCCTGCTCATCAAATACAATTCTTGCTGAACATATTTCAGGAAATTGCCATCCCTTCGGAATCAGGTTTGCTATATTTGTCAAAACAGAAGGAATGGTTTGGGTATCGTCTTGTAGTATCTGCGAAACCAAATAAATAGTTCTAAGTTCTTTAACCCGCTCTTTTAATTGATAACTGGTATTCTCTTTTTCTTTACTTACCCGAATACTATTAATACCTAATGAAAGATTATTAGCAAGTCTTTCTAATAAAATCTTTGCGTTTTCATCAAATGCATCAGAATTTGACGAATAGATACATAAGCAGCCTATTATATTCTCATCAAATCTTATTGGTAACGCTATGGAAGAATGAAAGCCGAATTCCCTTGCCTTATCTTTCCAAGGAGTAAAGCTTCCTGAATCTGAAAGGTTGTTTGTGATGATTGTTTTATGATGAAGAAGGCATTCAACCGTTGGACCCTTACTTAATTTTTCGTCGCTTAAAGAAATGTTAATGTCTTTTAAATATTCAGTCTCGCCATAGCTGTATATAGGGATAACAGTTTGATTTTGATTGATCTCATTTGGCTTTTCACAAATCCATACAAGCTTATGTCCACCGGTTTCCACAATCACTTTACATAGTTCTTCAATTAAACGCCTCTCTTCTTTGGTGCGCAGAATAATGTCATTTACATGATTCAGCATCTCTAACTCGAGGTTAGACTTTTTTAATTTTTGATCGGCGTTAATTCTAAGCGTAAGGTCTTGTATAATAAGATAAATGAATTTCTCATCATCAATTTGAACGGTATTTAAACCAGCTTCGATAATCATCTGCTCGCCTTTCTTATTACGAACACCTATCTGGTTAGTTTTTTTCTTCGACTGACTAATCGTTTTTTGCAGGTCATCTTGAATTAAAAACTCAATGGATATGCCCTTTAATTCATTAAAACTATAACCAAACAAATGCTCTGTTTCGGTATTTATACCCTGAATTGTAAGTTGTTGATCTAAAATAAGAATAGGATTTGGAGCCGATTCAATTATTTTCCTAAACTTTTCTTCACTTTTTATTAATGCAAGCTCAGCTTCTTTTTGTGCGTTAGTATTTTTTGCCACAATAGAAACTCCAAGCAATATTCCTGCCGAGGTATAGGCAGGTGCTAATCTTGTACTCAGCCACATGGTACCATTTATGGTTTTGGTGCAAAAATCCGTGACAGTTTCTTTGCCCTCTAAAGCCGCGGTAAAAGATTCGTAGAATAGATCAACGTGATCCTGAAACAAAAAATCCCTAAAATCAGAATTAATAGTTATTTCTTTGCCATTAAATGCCTCTAATCTTAGTTTTGCTGTGTTATTTAGAAATAATACTTTGTAATTTGAATCTATTAGAACTATGCTCTCACTTGTATTGTTGATGATGGCATTTAATTTACCAAAGGTTTCTTTTAAAGAATTTTCAATTTCTTTTTCCTGATTAATATTTGATGCATTTAATACTACACCCAATAGTTCATTTTCCTTAGTTCTTACAGGATCGATTTTATACCGCAACCAAATGGAACTTACATCACTTTTAAATTCGCGATCGATTCGAGTCGATTCACCATTAAGAGCCTTAATATAAAATTTCATAAAGATCTCGCGATCACTGGGCACAACAAATTTGAGATAATCGTCTCCGTTTTGAATGACTTCCTTAAAATGTTTCAAGAGATTAACTTTCGCTGCCTCATTAAAATAAAGCACCTCGTAATTCTTTCCTAACAACACAATATGGTCGGTGGAGGTGTCGGAAATCGCCTTTATTTTATTTTCAAGAGATGACATGTTTTAAAATGTTATTCCAAATTCGTCTTTGTGGATCTTACGCTTTTGCACGAATTGACTAGTTAATTATATTGGTCTGCATTAAGAAAAGTTTCAAATTTTTGAAAGATAACATAAGTTTCAGTAACCTGAAAAGATAGTGCTGCTTCATTAAGTTTTGTTGCATACTCAAGAAGTTCGTTGGATTCATTTTTCCGAGAAAACGCTAACAATTTTCCTGAGAAATCTGTTATCTCGTCTATGCTCATTAACTCCCTAATATCTTCCCAATCCTTTTTAAATTGTTTTCTTAATTCTGTGAGCTCCGTTCTTTGTAAATTAAAACGAACTTCTTTTTTTAAATTACCGTCCTTAATCGGAGAAGAATTGAGATACTTTGCTAAGGCCAAAATGAGATTATTTTTTGAAATTGGTTTTGCCAGAGAATCATCTAATTGAGCTGCTTTTTCTTCTTCCTTACTGATCATTGATGCAGAGAGCGCAATGATAGGCACGTGATCAAATTTTTTATCCTGTCGAATTTTCTTGGTTGTTTCATAGCCGTCCATTATCGGCATCATCAAATCCATTAAAATTAGATCTGGTGTATTACTTTTTATTTTTTCAAGCACTTCTAATCCATTTTCGGCAATTATAATATTTACATTAGAATATTGCAAAAAACCGGTGATAACCTGCCTGTTCAACTCCAGATCTTCTGCTAATAGAATTGTTTTTCCATTAAATTCTATATTAGTATCTATCGTAGGAGAGTTTGAAATTTGATTTTCATCAGCAACAGCTATATTGTGGAGCTTTACAATAAAGGTACTTCCCTTTTCAGGAACACTTAAGAGTAATAGCTCGCCATTAAGCATATCTACCAATCGCTTGGTAATGGAAAGCCCCAAGCCTGTACCGCCATATTTACGTGTGCTTTGCCCATCCTGTTGCCTGAAAGCCTCGAATATAAGTGATTGTTGATCTTCTGGAATTCCAATGCCAGTGTCTTTCACCACGAACGTAATGTCATAGCTATTACCGTGCCGCGAATTTGTAAAATCAATTGAAAGTGAAACGTCTCCTCTATCGGTAAACTTAAAAGCGTTACCCAAAAGATTGAATAGGATTTGTCGGATTCGCGTTTCATCCAACATTATGAATTTCGGGATTCGTAAACCTGTAAGATCAGTATTGAAACTAATTCCCTTTTCTATTGCTGTATGAGCAAAGATCTGTTTTAACTCCTCAACTAATTGAACCAGGTTGAGCGGTGAGTACTCGATCTTTAATTGACCCGCTTCTATTTTTGACAAATCTAGAATATCATTGATGAGTGCCAATAGATTTTTTCCACTGCTTAATATTCCGTTTACATAATTCTTTGTTCTATCATTGTTTTCAAAAGCGCTTAGAAGTTCTGAAAATCCGAGTACCGAATTTAATGGGGTGCGTATTTCGTGACTCATGTTGGCTAAGAGTTCACTTTTGGCTTTGTTTGCTTTTTCAGCTTCTTCTTTTGCGATAACCAAACTCTTTTGCGTTTCTTTCATTTGATTTATCGTTTTTACAATCACATTTTTTTGCATTTCCGCAATTTGTAAACGGCTATTAGCTAATTCTCTTTGTTTATCTACCTCAACTTTTTGCGCTTCAATAATTGCTTTTTGTCTTCTAGTTACTATGAAACGATTTACCATGAATAACGAAAAGATAGTAATGAGTGTAATAGATAAATAGAAAGCTGAATTTTTTACTTTATTGGCGTCCACCTCTGCAAGAAATATTCTTTCGCTTTCCAATACTTTCAAGCTATCTTGAATTGCCTTGCGTTGATAGGTATACTGAAAATCTCTTTGAGATATGATCTTTCTATTTTGCTCATTGTTATCGCTATCACTCAGGCTCTTAAATAAAGCTAGCATTTCAAACGCTTTCTTATAATTTTTCTTTTTCTCATAGATATTACTTAGCACCTTACTGAAAGATTGAATGTTTTTCGGGTAAACAAGCTCTTGAGATATGTTTAGTCCGTAATTTGCGTACTTAAGTGCTTCATTCAAATTATTGGCGTTTAAATATAAGTTGGATAAATTAATTAATGAAGATATAACTCCCTGTTTATAATTAAGATCTTCGCTAATATGTAAACTCTTTAAATAGCGACTATTGGCTTCTTCAAAATTTCTTTTAGACTGATATACTTCACCAATGCGATTTAATAAAATTGCTACGAATCGTTTATTTCCTAATTTTTCGACAATCTTAAAACTTTTATTCAAATATTCAAGAGCAAGACTATCTTGCTTCATCTTTTTATACGTACATCCAATTAAAGACAAGCTAGATGAAATGCTTTCGTTGTTCTTTACTTCGTAGCCCAACGACAAACTTCTCTTAAAATGAGTGAGCGCTTTTTCATAATCTTTTTGATCTAAATACAAAGATCCAATATTTTCAAGTGAGCCAGAAATAGCGCTTTTATCACCAAGTTCTTCCCGTAATTTTAAACTCAAAAAATGATGCTCCAAAGCTTTACCAACTTTTCCTTGCCAAATATTAATAAGAGCAATATTATTATGTGAAGTAGCAGCGCTTTTTTTTTCATTAATTCTCTCACTGATTTTCAAACTTTTAAAATTGTAGAATAACGCCGAATCAGGCTGGCCATTCAGATAATAAAGACATGCAAGGTTATTAAGCGTCATAGACAATCTTTTCAGATCGTTGGCTGAAGAACTAATAGCAATGCTTTTTAAAAAATACTCCTTTGCTTTTTCAAAATCACCGTTATTTTCCTCATTATAATAGGCAAGGTCGTTAAAAGCAGAGGCCAAATAATTCAAATAAAAATGCCTCAAATAGGAAGTAGTATCGTATAATTTATAATTTTTAGAACTGATTATTATAATTTGATTGACATATTTTGGGATTTCAGAAACATGACAAAGATCACTGAGTCTGGAATAAATTTTTATCCTTGTGGTATCATGACTTGCTTGTTTAAGAACAAGCTTTAATGAGTCTTGTTCAGTTTGGCAAAGTAGGTTCGTTCCAAAGAATAAAAAAAAAACCAAAAGTATTCTTATCTTTTTTATGATTGTCGTTTTTAACATACAAATACCATTGGCAACCCTAAATTTAAGTAAGAATGAATACTTAACAAAGGAAAACCAAGTTTTTAGACGCCATATTAGGGAATCCCTTGGTTGTTCAAAACAAAGCATGGCGTATACAACGATTAATTTCTATCTAAGAGATTAGTATTCTCGACCTTATAACTTGAGTAAAATTTATGCAGGTGACCTAATTCTTCTTTAATTTCTGGAAGTATCGAGTTTTTTAAGGAGTTATTTGATTCGTACCTGAATTTTATAAGCAGTTCGACCAAATGCTCAGCATCAAAAAATTTCCCCAGAGCAATTAAGTCATGATAAGCAGCATGAAGTTTATCAAAGTTTGCGGAAGTAATAGCAACTTCCGTTGCTACGATTGCTATGTCAATATAGTGATTGAAGTCTGCTAAAGACGAGACGATCTTATTCTTATTATCTTTAAAAATGTTGTAAAGCATTTGAGGATGATATGTCTTATCCTCCTTTATAGAGTAATCGTTGGTTTTTTTAGAAAAAATAACCTCTTTAACAGACTTCACAAATTCAAATGTTGGAATTGGCTTTTTAAAAATTTTATGGTACTTAAACGTTCCGTAACGCTCTGTTAAAGTTTCAACTGAATGGCCGCTAAGAATAATGAAGGATGTTGATCCTGCCAATCCATCTTGATGCTGGTTTAACAACTCAATACCATTGCCGTCACTTAATTGAACATCACTAATTACAAGGTCAAATGAGGTTTCTCTTAATTTGCTTTTAGCGTCATGAATAGTATTTGAAAACGAAAATTCGGCTTCTAAGTCTGATAAGGCTTCACGTATATACATTTGCGTGAGCGAATCATCTTCAATCACCAAAATTCGAGGAACTTTCTTTACCAGCGGATTAAGTTTACAAACTTCTAAAATATCTTTCAACAAAAGATCTGTTGAACCAATTGAAGTAAAGTAAGTTAATTTTGTTAAAGCCGAATTACTGGTATATTCTGGAAAAAACCCATTGGGATCAACAACGAATAATTGACTATTAAGATGAGTGAGATTTAAAAGACATTTCTTAAAACTCTCACTTACTTTTTCATTTAAAAAAATCAAAATATTGTATGGATTCTTTTTAACCGCAATCTCAATTCCCTGACAAGCATCCAAAGCAACTAACACATGGCATTCTTGTTGGTGAAAAAAGGTTGCTATCCCAGCAAGTTCCTTATCGTTACTATTAATAATAAGTATATCGAGTTTGGAGCTCGCTTTTTGTAATTGATTATTGCTAGAGGTTCTATTCACAACTGCTTCTTTTTATCTTTTAGTTCAAAATTCTCAATCCAAAGGTAGGTATTTTAACAAGTAATGCATTTAGACCAACATAAAAACAGTCACCAAAATAAAACATATAGGGTAAATCCTATCAAAACACAAGGGTAGTACGCGAAGCTTTGTGTTGATGTAGCATTGAAAATATAGTTTACAACATGAGTGCTGCCATGAAATAGTTTCACAGAGCAAAAACAAGGTATTATTTATTTAATAGATTAAAGAAATTGAGCTTAACTCTTAAATGTAGGTTTATATTGATTCAAATAGCTTATTTTCAAACACTTCCATCTTAAAATAATTTAGATAAAATTGAGAATTAAAGACTATACTCGCGTTGCGGAATTATCTAGTCTAAAAGCCCCAAGAGTCCAATACAACTAGTAAGATCTTTAAATATTTGCTTTGTCCGCCTTTTTTCTAAATTTGTCAATAACGATGATAAAAATATTAATAATTGAAGACCACAGTCTCATTAGAGACGCATGGAAAGAAATATTATCAAGAATAGATACTTTTCAGGTAGTTGGAGAGTCTGACGATATTGAAGATGCTTATAAAAAAACAGTCCAATTAAAACCGGATATTATTTTGACGGATATTAATTTAGGAAAACAAAACGGGGTAGACTTAATAAAAAAAATTGTAGAAACCGTTGCCAAACCGAAAATTATAGTTGTGTCGATGAATGATGAGTATAATTTTATCAAAAAAATGTTTCGTCTTGGTATAAAAGGCTATGTCACCAAATTTTCTCCTCAGACAGATCTTATTGATGGCATTAGAAGGGTTTATAATGGAGAAAATTATTTGTGTTCAGTTATTACAAAATTACTTTTAGAAATTTCAGATCAATCCAAAGAAGAAACTAATAATCTCTCTTTAAGAGAATTGGATGTCTTGAAGCTTATTTCTCAGGGTAATAGCAACAAAGAGATTGCGGACAAGTTAAACCTCGGGGTAAAAACGGTTGAAGCTCATAAAACTCGGCTCTATAAAAAACTTGGAGTTAAATCTATAGCTGAATTGATCACTTATGGCAAATCAAAAGGCTATGACCTATAATTAAAATATTGGACACTTAACATCTAAGCCAATACATTTATTTCTGTTAGAAAAAAATCATTAAAAAAAAAGAACTTCTGAATGAGAAGTTCTTTTTAAGATTTCGAAATCAACAGGCAAATCCCTTTAAA
This region includes:
- a CDS encoding carboxypeptidase-like regulatory domain-containing protein produces the protein MTALFTHLKRVAIKKPSLLLLLVVAVQFSVEAQNKILVSGSVVDATTNDPLSFATVSLKKQLIGIVTNEVGRFDLYVSEEMMNDSLMFSNFGYKPQAVALKNVHATLNIRLQQSSVDLKEVVIKPQPPEFYLKLAILRIKNNYANMPFQSEAYYREKVLENKNFIKCNEGVFKTYYPNYLDTVKNQNQLLLFREEKDIHELAFMKKEREEAEAKEKKRVAKQEAKNKKKGKTEPVKAQEPNGVAIDLASSFGGPNEILRQGDITKHPDGFLDTNEFKEYKYTFAKSSTYNNSELMVIDFKSKGKVDHMRQEGSIYIDVASYAIVKVVRSGSIVIPVIIRPVLFLYGIGIENPIFTSVVEFQQVKSKWFPKNLQYNVNLNMTNKHWFSPNEHSDFVIEAVYTVNKMKIENSAPIPLAKRYDPNKDMKTQVHNDDGITWDGINIIKK
- a CDS encoding tetratricopeptide repeat-containing hybrid sensor histidine kinase/response regulator, with translation MVFFLFFGTNLLCQTEQDSLKLVLKQASHDTTRIKIYSRLSDLCHVSEIPKYVNQIIIISSKNYKLYDTTSYLRHFYLNYLASAFNDLAYYNEENNGDFEKAKEYFLKSIAISSSANDLKRLSMTLNNLACLYYLNGQPDSALFYNFKSLKISERINEKKSAATSHNNIALINIWQGKVGKALEHHFLSLKLREELGDKSAISGSLENIGSLYLDQKDYEKALTHFKRSLSLGYEVKNNESISSSLSLIGCTYKKMKQDSLALEYLNKSFKIVEKLGNKRFVAILLNRIGEVYQSKRNFEEANSRYLKSLHISEDLNYKQGVISSLINLSNLYLNANNLNEALKYANYGLNISQELVYPKNIQSFSKVLSNIYEKKKNYKKAFEMLALFKSLSDSDNNEQNRKIISQRDFQYTYQRKAIQDSLKVLESERIFLAEVDANKVKNSAFYLSITLITIFSLFMVNRFIVTRRQKAIIEAQKVEVDKQRELANSRLQIAEMQKNVIVKTINQMKETQKSLVIAKEEAEKANKAKSELLANMSHEIRTPLNSVLGFSELLSAFENNDRTKNYVNGILSSGKNLLALINDILDLSKIEAGQLKIEYSPLNLVQLVEELKQIFAHTAIEKGISFNTDLTGLRIPKFIMLDETRIRQILFNLLGNAFKFTDRGDVSLSIDFTNSRHGNSYDITFVVKDTGIGIPEDQQSLIFEAFRQQDGQSTRKYGGTGLGLSITKRLVDMLNGELLLLSVPEKGSTFIVKLHNIAVADENQISNSPTIDTNIEFNGKTILLAEDLELNRQVITGFLQYSNVNIIIAENGLEVLEKIKSNTPDLILMDLMMPIMDGYETTKKIRQDKKFDHVPIIALSASMISKEEEKAAQLDDSLAKPISKNNLILALAKYLNSSPIKDGNLKKEVRFNLQRTELTELRKQFKKDWEDIRELMSIDEITDFSGKLLAFSRKNESNELLEYATKLNEAALSFQVTETYVIFQKFETFLNADQYN
- a CDS encoding response regulator transcription factor codes for the protein MIKILIIEDHSLIRDAWKEILSRIDTFQVVGESDDIEDAYKKTVQLKPDIILTDINLGKQNGVDLIKKIVETVAKPKIIVVSMNDEYNFIKKMFRLGIKGYVTKFSPQTDLIDGIRRVYNGENYLCSVITKLLLEISDQSKEETNNLSLRELDVLKLISQGNSNKEIADKLNLGVKTVEAHKTRLYKKLGVKSIAELITYGKSKGYDL
- a CDS encoding PAS domain S-box protein, with protein sequence MSSLENKIKAISDTSTDHIVLLGKNYEVLYFNEAAKVNLLKHFKEVIQNGDDYLKFVVPSDREIFMKFYIKALNGESTRIDREFKSDVSSIWLRYKIDPVRTKENELLGVVLNASNINQEKEIENSLKETFGKLNAIINNTSESIVLIDSNYKVLFLNNTAKLRLEAFNGKEITINSDFRDFLFQDHVDLFYESFTAALEGKETVTDFCTKTINGTMWLSTRLAPAYTSAGILLGVSIVAKNTNAQKEAELALIKSEEKFRKIIESAPNPILILDQQLTIQGINTETEHLFGYSFNELKGISIEFLIQDDLQKTISQSKKKTNQIGVRNKKGEQMIIEAGLNTVQIDDEKFIYLIIQDLTLRINADQKLKKSNLELEMLNHVNDIILRTKEERRLIEELCKVIVETGGHKLVWICEKPNEINQNQTVIPIYSYGETEYLKDINISLSDEKLSKGPTVECLLHHKTIITNNLSDSGSFTPWKDKAREFGFHSSIALPIRFDENIIGCLCIYSSNSDAFDENAKILLERLANNLSLGINSIRVSKEKENTSYQLKERVKELRTIYLVSQILQDDTQTIPSVLTNIANLIPKGWQFPEICSARIVFDEQEFFDTNFKVSTIKQRANFNLIDGKSGSIEVLYQPAPYVNKTNPFLDEERELLNTLSEMFSIYYNKIVMANNLQIAESQKKIISDAIVKMKEVQEKLLLAKEEAENANKAKSEFLANISHEIRTPLNSVLGFSELLKINNTDTKSKKYIDGILNGGKNLLSLINDILDLSKIEAGQMIIQNSPINLKLLLEEFKQVFSQSAEEKNLGFEIVFLNETIPTHLLIDETRIRQILFNLLGNAFKFTDHGTVSLSVNIFKSDPSSSKVNVVFGIKDTGIGIPMSQQKLIFDAFKQQDGQSNRKYGGTGLGLAITKRLVDMLGGRIQLESSIGEGSLFSVFLNDIDIAIVENEDEVETKAKNVIYNFKGKTILLVEDIELNRDVIKGFLEETQVRVISASNGVEAIEILEKIKPNLVLIDLMMPVMDGYEATKIIKSMDEFSELPVLALTASSVIKQQNEGQILFNEVLSKPISRTKLLHVLSRYLKTSEDVSEIEPGKEQTQEFLTEDQIKFQLKELFIDEWHHIKPIMSIDDIKDFSERLSDFLKDKNSETLNAYALQLRNYSSSFAIKDTYSTFLKFEDLLHIGK
- a CDS encoding response regulator, with translation MNRTSSNNQLQKASSKLDILIINSNDKELAGIATFFHQQECHVLVALDACQGIEIAVKKNPYNILIFLNEKVSESFKKCLLNLTHLNSQLFVVDPNGFFPEYTSNSALTKLTYFTSIGSTDLLLKDILEVCKLNPLVKKVPRILVIEDDSLTQMYIREALSDLEAEFSFSNTIHDAKSKLRETSFDLVISDVQLSDGNGIELLNQHQDGLAGSTSFIILSGHSVETLTERYGTFKYHKIFKKPIPTFEFVKSVKEVIFSKKTNDYSIKEDKTYHPQMLYNIFKDNKNKIVSSLADFNHYIDIAIVATEVAITSANFDKLHAAYHDLIALGKFFDAEHLVELLIKFRYESNNSLKNSILPEIKEELGHLHKFYSSYKVENTNLLDRN